The following are encoded in a window of Blastocatellia bacterium genomic DNA:
- a CDS encoding acetyl-CoA acetyltransferase: protein MKNLSDRVAIIGMGCTKFGEHWDKSEEDLIVEAAYEAFADAGVEPSQIEAGWVGTLTSGISGQALSRPLKLQYIPVTRVENMCATGQDALRNAAFAVAAGAYDVALVVGFEKLKDSGYSGLPGAASTVIGAGNTAPGAFALAANRYFHRYGADKEDLARISVKNHYNGARNRKAHFQKEITLEQAMKAPMIASPLGLLDCCPTTDGAAAAVITRTELAPQFTKDFVTIKAMGLAVGPGTGRVDTDFDFTSFPETRMAAKQVYDQLGIRDPRKEISMAEVHDCFSITEMIIYEDLGFSEPGKAKDDIKAGAFSLQGDLPVNTDGGLKSFGHPIGASGLRMLYEIYHQLLGRAGERQVKDMKVGLAHNLGGNPGSFTCSIIALGNA, encoded by the coding sequence ATGAAAAATCTGAGCGACCGCGTCGCCATCATCGGCATGGGCTGCACAAAATTCGGCGAGCATTGGGACAAGAGCGAAGAAGACTTAATCGTCGAAGCGGCTTATGAAGCCTTCGCGGATGCCGGCGTCGAACCTTCGCAGATCGAAGCCGGCTGGGTCGGCACGCTGACTTCGGGCATATCGGGCCAGGCGCTCTCAAGGCCGCTAAAGCTGCAATACATCCCGGTCACGCGCGTCGAGAATATGTGCGCGACGGGGCAGGACGCGCTGCGTAACGCGGCGTTTGCGGTCGCCGCCGGCGCTTACGACGTGGCGCTCGTCGTCGGCTTCGAGAAGCTCAAAGACAGCGGCTACTCAGGGCTGCCCGGCGCGGCTTCGACCGTCATCGGCGCGGGCAACACCGCACCGGGAGCCTTCGCATTAGCCGCCAACCGTTACTTTCATCGCTATGGCGCGGACAAAGAAGACCTGGCGCGAATTTCGGTGAAGAACCATTACAACGGCGCGCGCAATCGCAAGGCGCATTTTCAAAAAGAGATCACCCTTGAGCAAGCCATGAAAGCGCCGATGATTGCTTCTCCGCTCGGCCTGCTCGACTGCTGCCCGACGACCGATGGCGCGGCAGCCGCCGTCATCACGCGCACAGAGCTGGCGCCGCAGTTCACCAAAGATTTTGTGACGATCAAAGCCATGGGGCTGGCGGTCGGGCCGGGCACAGGAAGAGTGGACACCGATTTTGACTTCACGAGCTTTCCCGAAACCCGCATGGCGGCCAAACAGGTTTACGATCAGCTCGGCATCCGCGACCCGCGCAAAGAGATCAGCATGGCCGAAGTCCACGACTGCTTCTCGATCACCGAGATGATCATCTATGAAGACCTCGGCTTCAGCGAGCCCGGCAAAGCCAAAGACGACATCAAGGCGGGCGCCTTCAGTTTGCAAGGCGATCTGCCGGTGAACACCGATGGCGGCTTGAAGTCGTTTGGCCATCCCATTGGCGCCAGCGGCTTGCGCATGCTCTACGAGATTTATCATCAACTCCTCGGGCGCGCCGGCGAGCGGCAAGTGAAAGACATGAAGGTCGGGCTGGCGCACAACCTCGGCGGCAATCCCGGCTCGTTCACCTGCTCGATCATCGCGCTCGGAAATGCATAA